The Setaria viridis chromosome 6, Setaria_viridis_v4.0, whole genome shotgun sequence genome contains a region encoding:
- the LOC117860396 gene encoding DELTA-urthionin-Uf1a translates to MMKNMALAGNGMKKLILAVLLLCLVIGQIQVEAKSCCPSTTARNVYNTCRFTGTSRPTCAKLSGCKIISGNKCKPPNDHLTLDPDTEEVNVLNFCKLGCASSVCNNINAALGNEEANDAVESCDQACSSFCSVHVGSATVVA, encoded by the exons ATGATGAAGAACATGGCACTAGCCGGCAATGGTATGAAGAAGTTAATCCTCGCTGTTCTCTTACTGTGTCTAGTTATAGGGCAGATACAAGTGGAAGCTAAGAGCTGCTGCCCATCCACCACTGCAAGAAATGTCTACAATACCTGCCGTTTCACGGGTACATCCCGTCCAACGTGTGCAAAACTGTCAGGCTGCAAAATTATCAGCGGGAACAAATGCAAGCCCCCTAACGACCACCTCACCCTTGACCCGGACACTg AGGAAGTTAATGTGCTTAACTTCTGCAAGTTGGGGTGTGCGTCGTCTGTGTGCAACAACATCAACGctg CTCTGGGAAATGAAGAGGCGAACGATGCCGTTGAGAGTTGCGACCAAGCCTGCTCTAGCTTCTGCAGCGTGCATGTTGGCAGCGCCACCGTGGTTGCTTAA